The Heyndrickxia vini genome contains a region encoding:
- a CDS encoding helix-turn-helix domain-containing protein, whose translation MDKNFLSSQIGQQLRFYRQQRQLSLDELSEITGVSKPMLGQIERGASNPTVAVLWKIASGLQVPLASFLMKNPSIKLIREAEQPFFKEDHHLFEAFTNFALPGIPLENYRIRMHPGCLRQSEATGIGVTKMITVYSGVLSIEIGEEKHTLRKGDAISFSTDVQQTYQNSHEDICEYHMTIHYSSPYMNAQTSC comes from the coding sequence ATGGATAAAAACTTCTTATCAAGTCAAATTGGACAACAATTGCGCTTTTATCGCCAACAGCGGCAATTGTCATTAGATGAGCTTTCAGAAATTACCGGAGTAAGTAAACCAATGCTAGGACAAATTGAACGAGGAGCATCGAATCCAACGGTAGCTGTCCTATGGAAAATTGCATCAGGGTTACAAGTTCCGCTTGCTTCTTTTCTCATGAAAAATCCTTCTATTAAGTTGATTCGAGAGGCTGAACAGCCCTTTTTTAAAGAAGATCATCATTTATTTGAGGCATTTACCAATTTTGCTTTGCCAGGTATTCCTTTAGAAAACTATCGCATTCGCATGCATCCGGGTTGTCTTCGTCAATCGGAAGCTACTGGTATCGGAGTTACAAAAATGATCACAGTTTATTCCGGCGTTCTTTCTATTGAAATAGGCGAAGAAAAACATACGTTGCGAAAAGGGGATGCAATCTCTTTTTCAACCGATGTGCAACAAACATATCAAAATTCACATGAGGATATTTGTGAATATCATATGACCATTCATTACTCCAGTCCATATATGAACGCACAAACGAGCTGCTAA
- the rlmD gene encoding 23S rRNA (uracil(1939)-C(5))-methyltransferase RlmD, protein MKNEKTLLIKEKQQFPLTIKRLGINGEGVGYFKKQVVFVPGALPGEEVVVEVTKAHPKYAEAIVKKVRKRSEHRVKAPCIVYEQCGGCQLQHLEYSQQLKEKRDILIQAIERHTLFAIEELDIRPTIGMDNPWHYRNKSQFQVGFDHGKVMAGMYSIDSHRLINIPECIVQQPVTNKVTNVVKQILADFKIPIYNEKTRKGIVRTIVTRVGIQTGQVQVMLVTAKKELPRKEAIISEIKNRLPEVVSVMQNINPKRTSIVLGDETIHLSGKEIVEERLEEFTYELSARAFFQLNPEQTVKLYNEVKKAAELTGKEKIVDAYCGVGTIGLWLADGAEEIRGMDIIPEGIEDAKKNAKKHGLENATYFTGKAEELMPKWVKEGWRPDVVVVDPPRTGCDPKFLETILKVKPKKFIYVSCNPSTLAKDLQILSKKYQVEYLQPVDMFPQTAHVECVSQLILKKGN, encoded by the coding sequence TTGAAAAACGAAAAAACCCTTTTAATAAAAGAAAAACAACAATTCCCATTAACAATTAAGCGTTTAGGAATAAACGGAGAAGGTGTCGGCTATTTTAAAAAACAAGTCGTTTTCGTACCTGGTGCACTACCTGGTGAAGAGGTTGTTGTTGAGGTAACAAAAGCCCACCCAAAATATGCAGAAGCCATTGTCAAAAAGGTACGCAAACGCTCTGAACATCGCGTGAAAGCACCGTGCATTGTCTATGAACAATGCGGTGGATGCCAGCTCCAGCATTTAGAATACAGTCAACAATTGAAAGAAAAGCGCGACATACTTATCCAAGCAATCGAACGACACACACTCTTTGCGATTGAAGAGTTGGATATACGCCCAACAATCGGAATGGACAACCCATGGCATTACCGTAACAAAAGCCAATTCCAAGTTGGCTTCGATCACGGAAAAGTCATGGCAGGAATGTATAGCATCGATTCCCATCGTCTAATTAACATTCCGGAATGTATCGTCCAACAGCCAGTAACGAATAAAGTAACAAATGTCGTCAAACAAATTCTCGCTGACTTCAAAATCCCTATATATAATGAAAAAACAAGAAAAGGCATCGTGCGTACGATTGTTACTAGAGTCGGGATTCAAACGGGACAAGTCCAAGTCATGCTTGTTACAGCAAAAAAAGAACTGCCACGAAAAGAAGCAATAATTTCAGAAATCAAAAATCGCCTTCCTGAAGTCGTTTCAGTCATGCAAAACATCAATCCAAAACGGACATCCATCGTTTTAGGGGATGAAACGATTCATCTATCAGGAAAAGAAATCGTCGAGGAACGACTAGAAGAATTCACCTATGAACTATCTGCTCGTGCATTCTTCCAGCTCAATCCCGAACAGACAGTCAAATTATATAACGAAGTAAAAAAAGCAGCCGAGTTAACGGGAAAAGAAAAAATTGTTGACGCCTATTGCGGAGTTGGAACAATCGGTCTATGGCTTGCTGACGGAGCTGAGGAAATCCGCGGCATGGACATCATCCCTGAAGGAATCGAAGACGCAAAGAAAAACGCCAAAAAGCACGGCTTAGAAAATGCAACCTATTTCACCGGCAAAGCCGAAGAACTTATGCCAAAATGGGTGAAAGAAGGCTGGCGTCCTGATGTCGTTGTTGTTGATCCTCCAAGAACAGGCTGCGATCCGAAATTTCTTGAAACCATTTTGAAGGTAAAGCCGAAGAAGTTTATTTACGTATCCTGTAATCCGTCTACTTTGGCAAAGGATTTACAGATATTAAGTAAGAAATATCAGGTAGAGTATTTGCAGCCGGTGGATATGTTTCCGCAGACTGCGCATGTGGAGTGTGTATCGCAACTCATTTTAAAGAAAGGCAACTAA
- a CDS encoding DUF3231 family protein: protein MSDRCPLLTSAEIACIWTAYMQDSMSKCILGYFLKHLEDEEIRSVVKYSYDLAASHIEKLTALFKEEKLPIPTGFSFENDVNLNAPRLYTDMFILTYIENMAKFGLIGYGGFIAMSARKDIRTYFREGLQEVSDLYEKGMDVSLSKGLFVRAPYISYPTSSDFVDTHKYLSGFSLFSSQRPLNVIEISHLYTNIQTNLMGAKLAISFAQISPRKEIQQWMLRGKDISEKHIQVFTKALLNNDIQPPVSSDISITDSTTPPFSDKLTLFHMGLLSAAGTGNYATAAAASQRSDLILNYERLSFEIAQYAKDGADLMIKHAWLEQPPGTKDKTQLAKKKDTK, encoded by the coding sequence ATGAGTGACCGATGCCCATTATTAACATCAGCCGAAATCGCCTGCATTTGGACTGCATATATGCAAGACAGTATGTCCAAATGCATTTTAGGATATTTTTTAAAGCATTTGGAAGATGAAGAAATTCGTTCGGTTGTTAAATATTCCTATGATTTAGCAGCCTCCCATATTGAAAAACTAACGGCACTATTTAAAGAGGAAAAGCTTCCGATTCCTACGGGATTTTCCTTCGAAAACGATGTAAATTTGAATGCACCACGTCTTTATACAGATATGTTCATCCTTACTTATATAGAAAACATGGCGAAGTTTGGATTAATCGGGTATGGAGGATTTATTGCGATGAGTGCTCGTAAAGACATCCGTACTTATTTCAGGGAAGGACTCCAAGAAGTATCTGATTTATATGAAAAAGGTATGGACGTTTCCCTTTCAAAAGGATTATTTGTACGAGCACCATATATTTCTTATCCAACATCAAGTGATTTTGTTGATACACATAAATATTTAAGTGGTTTTTCTCTTTTTAGCTCACAACGACCACTTAATGTCATTGAAATCTCCCATCTATACACGAACATCCAAACAAATCTTATGGGAGCAAAATTGGCGATTAGTTTCGCTCAAATATCTCCGAGAAAAGAGATACAGCAATGGATGTTAAGAGGGAAAGATATTTCAGAAAAGCATATTCAAGTATTTACGAAGGCGCTTCTTAATAATGATATTCAGCCACCTGTTTCATCTGATATTAGTATTACCGATTCTACCACTCCACCATTTTCGGATAAATTAACACTTTTTCATATGGGATTACTAAGTGCCGCCGGAACGGGGAACTATGCGACTGCAGCAGCGGCAAGTCAAAGAAGTGATCTTATTCTCAATTATGAGAGATTATCATTTGAAATTGCCCAATATGCTAAAGACGGGGCTGATCTTATGATTAAGCATGCATGGCTTGAGCAGCCACCTGGAACGAAAGATAAAACCCAGTTGGCAAAGAAAAAAGATACGAAATAA
- a CDS encoding Rrf2 family transcriptional regulator, whose protein sequence is MKYSKATNYALHTMAYLAFSNSSKPVGVQMLAEQQKVSPTYLSKILTKLVKEGMVTSASGANGGYSLAQGWETISFLDIIYAIEGKSSLFECDFDHGTECAIQKVILRSEEKMEEELRKQTIADLIVKKTTT, encoded by the coding sequence TTGAAGTATTCAAAAGCCACTAATTATGCTCTTCATACTATGGCATACTTAGCATTTTCAAATTCCAGCAAACCCGTTGGTGTGCAGATGCTAGCAGAACAGCAAAAAGTATCACCTACTTATTTATCAAAGATTCTAACAAAGCTTGTTAAAGAAGGCATGGTTACTTCCGCTTCAGGAGCTAATGGTGGATACTCGTTAGCCCAAGGGTGGGAAACTATTTCTTTTCTCGATATTATCTATGCAATAGAAGGAAAGTCTTCATTATTTGAATGTGATTTTGATCATGGAACTGAATGTGCAATTCAAAAAGTCATATTAAGATCAGAAGAAAAAATGGAGGAAGAACTAAGAAAGCAAACAATTGCAGATTTGATTGTTAAAAAGACAACAACATGA
- a CDS encoding class I SAM-dependent methyltransferase: MRQNNSEKLTRKINMLENADRKNNFPAEDLLNLLPIKRSDNILDLGAGTGYLALPAAKQIDGIVYALDLDVDILTYLESKAKKEKLDNIKTIEGSFENIPLENNTIDIALASIALHEVNPLSNTLKQINRVLIEKGYFLCVEFEPKETSVSPRVHSSVMEQELLNSGFDIKEKILPSNKVANEAIYIIIAQKQG, from the coding sequence ATGAGACAAAATAATAGTGAAAAATTAACAAGAAAGATCAATATGCTAGAAAATGCTGATAGAAAAAATAATTTTCCAGCAGAAGACTTGTTAAATTTGCTCCCGATAAAGAGATCTGACAATATCTTGGACTTAGGTGCAGGAACAGGTTATTTGGCACTTCCTGCAGCTAAACAAATTGACGGTATTGTTTATGCATTAGATTTAGATGTAGATATACTTACCTATTTGGAATCGAAAGCCAAAAAAGAAAAACTAGATAATATTAAAACTATAGAGGGCAGTTTTGAGAATATTCCACTGGAAAACAACACAATTGATATTGCCTTAGCGTCCATAGCATTACATGAGGTTAATCCTTTATCCAATACTTTGAAACAAATAAACAGAGTACTAATAGAGAAAGGATACTTTTTATGTGTAGAATTTGAACCAAAAGAGACATCTGTTAGTCCAAGAGTCCATTCATCTGTAATGGAACAAGAATTACTAAATTCGGGATTCGATATCAAGGAAAAAATACTTCCTTCTAACAAAGTTGCAAATGAAGCAATATACATTATTATTGCTCAAAAACAAGGATAA
- the vanR gene encoding vancomycin resistance response regulator transcription factor, VanR-F/VanR-M family: protein MRDISILIADDEEEIADLITIHLEKEGYKCFKVSDGQEAVRVVETQVFDLLILDIMMPKLDGYEVTRCIREQHNMPIIFLSAKTSDFDKVQGLVIGADDYMTKPFTPIELVARVNAQLRRYIKLNQPKIDTKNNVCVEYGGLVISPSQRTVTLYGESIELTRKEFDILYLLASHPKKVYSAENIFQQVWGDAYFEGGNTVMVHIRTLRKKLKEDNRKNNFIKTVWGIGYTFNG, encoded by the coding sequence ATGAGAGATATTTCGATATTAATTGCCGATGACGAGGAGGAAATTGCTGATCTGATTACCATTCATTTAGAAAAAGAAGGGTACAAGTGTTTTAAAGTCTCGGATGGACAAGAGGCTGTTCGTGTTGTCGAGACTCAGGTATTTGATTTGCTGATTTTGGATATTATGATGCCGAAATTGGATGGATATGAGGTGACCCGCTGCATTCGTGAACAGCATAATATGCCTATCATATTTTTGAGTGCTAAAACATCTGATTTCGATAAAGTACAGGGACTGGTAATTGGAGCAGACGATTATATGACTAAACCATTCACCCCGATAGAATTGGTTGCTCGTGTAAATGCTCAGCTTAGACGTTATATAAAGCTAAATCAACCTAAAATAGATACAAAAAATAACGTATGCGTGGAATATGGTGGATTAGTTATTTCTCCTTCTCAACGAACAGTTACTCTATATGGGGAAAGTATCGAGCTAACACGAAAAGAGTTTGATATTTTGTATTTACTAGCCAGTCATCCAAAGAAAGTTTATAGTGCGGAAAATATCTTTCAGCAGGTGTGGGGCGATGCCTATTTTGAAGGTGGGAATACAGTTATGGTTCATATTCGTACATTACGAAAAAAACTTAAAGAAGATAACCGGAAAAACAATTTCATTAAAACTGTGTGGGGAATCGGGTATACATTTAATGGGTAA
- the vanY gene encoding VanY-A/VanY-F/VanY-M family D-Ala-D-Ala carboxypeptidase gives MKKWGFLLIFLILLGVTAFKIVPFFQDEEDILITDYENDKVKYNKASENIQTVEISAEQIYQGNLLLVNSKYPVHPKSIKSDVVNLSTHNKLVKGYSLFDNKTYLSEDLARKFSDMVLDAEENKEFNFFITSGFRNFDEQNKLYQEMGSNRALPAGYSEHNLGLSLDVGTTHMKMEKAPEGKWIENNAWKYGFILRYPGDKTDITGIQNEPWHIRYVGLPHSAIMKEKNFVLEEYLDYLKEEKKVSVKVDGKKYNVSYYPYSENMTINIPENHKYEISGNNIDGVIVTFYES, from the coding sequence TTGAAGAAGTGGGGATTTTTATTAATTTTTTTAATACTCTTAGGTGTGACAGCATTTAAGATAGTACCGTTCTTTCAAGATGAAGAGGATATTCTAATAACTGATTATGAGAATGATAAAGTAAAGTATAACAAGGCTTCTGAAAATATCCAAACAGTAGAAATTTCAGCAGAACAAATCTATCAAGGAAATTTACTATTAGTCAACAGTAAGTACCCGGTTCATCCGAAAAGTATTAAATCAGATGTCGTTAATCTATCTACTCACAATAAATTGGTAAAAGGATACAGCTTATTTGACAACAAAACATATTTATCTGAAGATTTAGCACGTAAATTTTCGGATATGGTCCTTGATGCGGAAGAAAATAAAGAGTTTAATTTTTTCATTACAAGCGGTTTTCGTAACTTTGATGAGCAAAATAAACTTTATCAAGAAATGGGTTCCAACCGTGCCTTGCCCGCCGGCTATAGCGAACACAATTTGGGCTTATCGCTAGATGTTGGAACTACCCATATGAAGATGGAGAAAGCGCCTGAGGGAAAGTGGATTGAAAATAACGCTTGGAAATACGGGTTTATTTTACGATACCCAGGGGATAAAACGGACATAACGGGAATTCAAAATGAACCGTGGCATATCCGCTATGTTGGTTTACCGCATAGCGCGATTATGAAAGAGAAGAATTTTGTTTTAGAAGAGTATTTGGATTACCTCAAGGAGGAGAAGAAGGTTTCTGTTAAAGTTGATGGTAAAAAATATAATGTTTCGTATTACCCTTATTCCGAAAACATGACCATTAATATACCGGAAAATCACAAGTACGAGATTTCAGGTAACAATATTGATGGAGTAATTGTGACCTTTTACGAATCATAA
- a CDS encoding DNA-3-methyladenine glycosylase family protein: MWEETVKIEGPYNFDLALQRQSIDPLNDVHSELRLINIPIYEPEAEVVSVQAIGTTDDPCFIIKGKNNQTKVQVIERVYVIFQWNVTLHQINDHFRQTSLKDIFTLNRGTPIILDFSPYNCLVKCIIHQQLNMKFAMALTEDFVHTYGFEQDGVWFYPSPERVAKIEIEELRSMKFSQRKAEYLIGLSKLIASGELNLQELASKSDEEVTKTLVKIRGIGPWTAQNFLMFGLGRPNLFPLADIGIQNAIKKLFNLEKKPTYEEMENFSQEWHPYLSYASLYLWRSIETAE; the protein is encoded by the coding sequence ATGTGGGAAGAAACGGTGAAAATAGAAGGGCCATATAATTTCGATTTAGCACTACAAAGACAATCTATCGACCCATTAAATGATGTACATAGTGAATTAAGATTGATCAATATCCCTATATATGAGCCTGAAGCTGAAGTAGTCAGCGTTCAAGCAATAGGAACAACAGATGATCCTTGTTTTATAATAAAAGGAAAAAACAATCAAACGAAGGTACAAGTGATTGAGCGAGTATATGTCATTTTTCAATGGAATGTAACCCTACATCAAATCAATGATCATTTCAGGCAGACTTCTTTAAAAGATATCTTTACACTTAATCGCGGAACACCGATTATATTAGATTTCTCACCATATAATTGTTTAGTTAAATGCATTATTCACCAGCAATTAAATATGAAATTTGCGATGGCATTGACGGAAGACTTCGTTCATACATATGGATTCGAGCAGGATGGTGTGTGGTTTTATCCGTCACCCGAAAGAGTGGCTAAAATTGAAATCGAAGAATTACGTTCGATGAAATTCAGTCAACGAAAAGCGGAGTACTTGATTGGCTTATCCAAATTGATTGCAAGCGGCGAACTTAATTTACAAGAGCTTGCCAGTAAATCCGACGAGGAAGTCACGAAAACATTAGTGAAAATACGCGGAATCGGCCCATGGACTGCACAAAACTTTCTAATGTTTGGTTTAGGAAGACCGAACCTATTCCCGCTAGCAGATATTGGTATTCAAAATGCGATAAAAAAATTATTTAACCTGGAAAAAAAGCCAACCTATGAAGAAATGGAAAATTTTAGTCAGGAATGGCATCCATATTTAAGCTATGCCTCCCTTTACTTATGGAGAAGCATCGAGACAGCGGAGTGA
- a CDS encoding sensor histidine kinase, translating into MGKIVQSFRSKMIVLFGLSMFLSGSITYIIFKVLQYYYHTRVDYGDPLAHFRSFMYKIGDINFFLLIFIPLSILFFFTLSKRYSTYFNEISTGIHYLARGDFQHHVEIKSNDEFNDIAKDINLASKKLKEAMERGDFSESSKNQLVVNLAHDLRTPLTSVLGYLDLLIKEENLTKEQVRHYLSIAFTKSQRLERLIDELFEITKMNYGMLRVEKKSINLTDLLNQLKEELYPVFEKNHLIARMNSTPHLPICGDGDLLARVFENLISNAIRYGYDGQYIDINGFLDVDEAVVQVVNYGDSIPPEELPHLFDMFYTGDKARTHQEGSTGLGLFIAKNIVEQHNGSITVQSSILQTIFEVRLPKESEQNS; encoded by the coding sequence ATGGGTAAAATCGTACAAAGTTTTCGCTCAAAAATGATTGTGTTATTTGGATTAAGTATGTTTCTGTCTGGTTCTATAACTTATATAATCTTTAAAGTACTTCAATATTATTATCATACCCGGGTTGATTACGGTGATCCATTGGCCCATTTTCGTTCATTTATGTACAAAATTGGAGACATTAATTTCTTTTTACTTATATTTATTCCACTTTCAATATTGTTTTTCTTTACCCTTTCGAAGCGCTATTCCACTTATTTCAATGAGATTTCAACAGGAATTCACTACCTTGCTCGTGGCGACTTTCAACATCATGTTGAAATCAAATCAAACGATGAGTTTAACGATATTGCGAAAGACATTAATCTCGCAAGTAAAAAGTTAAAAGAAGCCATGGAAAGAGGTGATTTCTCGGAGAGCAGTAAGAATCAATTGGTCGTAAATTTAGCCCATGATTTGAGGACACCACTTACCTCCGTTTTAGGATATTTGGATTTGCTTATTAAGGAAGAGAACTTGACTAAAGAACAGGTCAGACATTATTTATCGATTGCCTTTACAAAATCTCAACGTTTAGAAAGACTAATTGATGAATTATTCGAGATAACTAAAATGAACTATGGAATGCTGCGAGTTGAAAAAAAGAGTATAAATTTAACTGACCTACTCAATCAATTAAAGGAAGAATTGTATCCTGTATTCGAAAAGAACCATTTGATTGCCCGGATGAATAGTACACCCCACTTACCCATTTGTGGTGATGGAGATTTGTTAGCACGAGTGTTTGAAAATCTTATAAGTAATGCCATTCGTTACGGTTATGACGGTCAGTATATCGATATTAACGGTTTTCTTGATGTAGATGAAGCAGTAGTTCAAGTTGTGAATTATGGAGATAGCATTCCACCGGAAGAACTCCCGCATCTCTTTGATATGTTCTATACTGGTGACAAAGCACGAACCCATCAAGAGGGTAGCACTGGTCTCGGCTTGTTCATTGCAAAGAATATTGTGGAGCAGCATAATGGATCGATTACTGTCCAAAGCAGCATATTACAGACAATTTTTGAAGTCCGATTACCAAAGGAAAGTGAACAAAATAGTTAG